In the Aquimarina spinulae genome, TTCTTTGCCCCAGGAAAAGCTTCTAACGCAGGAGGTGTAGCAACATCAGGATTAGAAATGACACAAAACTCATTGCGTTATAACTGGACTCGCGAAGAAGTAGATAATAAACTAAAACAAATTATGGAAGATATCCATTCTGCTTGTCTAGAATACGGTAATGATGGTAATGGATATGTAGATTATGTAAAAGGAGCTAATATTGCCGGTTTTGTAAAAGTAGCCGATGCTATGATAGCGCAAGGGGTTATATAAATAAGATTTATTTTATAAGCAAAAGCCGTTTAGAGAAACCTCTAAACGGCTTTGTTGTTGATTAAAAGAATATTTAATCCCGATTATGCATTTCGTTTCCCAAAATTATGTTATCCATGAATCAAGTGTAAGGATGATATCATTTTGTTATGTATTTTTATAGTTAAATTGGTTCTTATGAAGCATGCAGGTCTTTTCTTTTTTTTAGTGCTATTAATCTCATGTGGAGTCACACATACGATTTATGATTATGATGAACAACAGGATTTTTCAATATATAAGACCTATGCTTTTTATCCTGAGATGAATTCTGAGCTTAATGATTTGGATCAAAAACGATTATTGATGGTAACAGAAACCATTATGCAAAGTAAAGGGTTTACCAAATCTGAAACTCCGGATATTTATATGAATTTTAAAACAATTATGAATAAAACGCCTTCACGTAATAGTATTGGTGTAGGGGTTGGTAGTGGTAGCGGTGGTGTTAGTATCGGTGTAGGAGGATCTATTCCTATTGGCGGACCAGAAACTTTTCTTGAACTTACTATTGATTTTGTCGATGTAAAAAAAGATGAATTGGTATGGCAAGCGATTGCCGAGAGAAGGTTTTACCCTAATGCCTCTCCAGACGCACGTACCAATTTCTTTCAAAAAATTATTGAAAAATCCCTGGTTAAATACCCACCTAAGCATAAAGAATAAGATTACTTTTTTATTTATTTTCGATTTATAATGATAATCAACTCACCAGCAATAGTAATACATTCCTTACGATATAGTGAAGCAGACTTGATTGTTTCATTGTTTACAAAAACTAGTGGGTTACGCTCTTATTTACTAAAAGGAGTTTTAAAATCTAAACGAGGAAAAATCAAAGCATCTTTATTTCAACCACTCACCTTGTTAGAAATACAAGCTTTTCATAGAGATAAAGGCTCTTTAGAGAGAATTAAAGAGGCCAAAATAAAAACAATTTATAAATCGTTACATACAGATTTTGTAAAAGGGACATTAGTGTTTTTTATTTCTGAAGTACTTAAGAACTCTATACAAGAAGAAGAAACGAATACAGATCTATTCGAATATATTGAAACCGCTTTAATGTGGCTAGATACACATGATACTATTGGTAATTTTCATATTACATTTTTAACCAAGCTTACCCAATATCTTGGCTTTTATCCAGATACCCCTCATGCAGAATCAGACTATTTTAATATGCAGGAAGGCGTTTTTCAATCTATCAGTAGTAATATATATTGTGTAAGCGGGGATCAGGTAAAATTATTTAAACAATTTTTAGGCACAACATTTGAGGCAAGTATGGATATTAAACTATCGAAGAACACACGAAGTGATATTCTGGCTATGCTATTAGTATATTTTGAACTACATTTGCACGGTTTTAAGAAGCCGAAATCACTTTCAGTTTTAAACGAAATTTTTAATTAAGATAATGCGGTTATTTATATTTCTTTTATTGACTATGTTTTTTGCATTGCCTGGTAATGCTCAAAAAATTACAATATTTAGTACGGCAAATAACCAG is a window encoding:
- the recO gene encoding DNA repair protein RecO, whose amino-acid sequence is MIINSPAIVIHSLRYSEADLIVSLFTKTSGLRSYLLKGVLKSKRGKIKASLFQPLTLLEIQAFHRDKGSLERIKEAKIKTIYKSLHTDFVKGTLVFFISEVLKNSIQEEETNTDLFEYIETALMWLDTHDTIGNFHITFLTKLTQYLGFYPDTPHAESDYFNMQEGVFQSISSNIYCVSGDQVKLFKQFLGTTFEASMDIKLSKNTRSDILAMLLVYFELHLHGFKKPKSLSVLNEIFN
- a CDS encoding DUF4136 domain-containing protein, whose protein sequence is MKHAGLFFFLVLLISCGVTHTIYDYDEQQDFSIYKTYAFYPEMNSELNDLDQKRLLMVTETIMQSKGFTKSETPDIYMNFKTIMNKTPSRNSIGVGVGSGSGGVSIGVGGSIPIGGPETFLELTIDFVDVKKDELVWQAIAERRFYPNASPDARTNFFQKIIEKSLVKYPPKHKE